One window of the Candidatus Dormiibacterota bacterium genome contains the following:
- a CDS encoding MarR family transcriptional regulator, protein MDSPRWLDDEEQHAWRAFLFGGRMLMNRLDRELLVSAGMPVAYFEVLVGLSESPGRAMRMSELARRSQSSPSRLSHAVARLEELGWVRREACPTDRRGAVAVLTDEGFRVLDAAAAEHVESIRAHLFDRLSREQVTQLREIFETVSRPLSEDAAPPCDEATSPCDEEQACSG, encoded by the coding sequence ATGGACTCCCCCCGCTGGCTCGACGACGAGGAGCAGCACGCCTGGCGCGCCTTCCTCTTCGGCGGCCGGATGCTGATGAACCGGCTCGACCGTGAGCTGCTGGTGAGCGCAGGCATGCCCGTCGCCTACTTCGAGGTGCTGGTCGGCCTCTCCGAGTCGCCTGGGCGGGCGATGCGGATGAGCGAGCTCGCCCGCCGGTCGCAGTCCTCCCCGAGCCGCCTCTCCCACGCCGTGGCCCGGCTCGAGGAGCTCGGCTGGGTGCGCCGCGAGGCCTGCCCCACCGATCGCCGGGGGGCGGTCGCGGTGCTCACCGACGAGGGCTTCCGGGTGCTCGATGCGGCGGCTGCGGAGCACGTGGAGTCGATCCGCGCCCACCTCTTCGACCGGCTCAGCCGCGAGCAGGTGACCCAGCTGCGGGAGATCTTCGAGACGGTGAGCCGGCCGCTCTCCGAGGATGCGGCCCCTCCCTGCGACGAGGCGACCTCCCCCTGCGACGAGGAGCAGGCCTGTTCGGGGTGA